The Vigna unguiculata cultivar IT97K-499-35 chromosome 1, ASM411807v1, whole genome shotgun sequence nucleotide sequence aaataaaatttatttatataattatagtgataaaattacacttatgataatgagttagaaaataaaaataattatataaaaaaatatcaaaatagtattctacattataaaaataaacaacaaataaaaatattgaaaaaaatcaaatatgtgtcttagaaacaatgtGATAAACCATTGAATAAAAtcacataaaagaaaaacaaatgtgtAATTAAGGATaatataagatgaaaaataccttagaaatCTAAGAAGACTTTTGAAATATCAACCTAATCGAACGGTTgagagataacaaaaaaaaatttagtgaaagaaaagaattcttcaaatgaaacaaaaattaataataagataataaagaagataagttatatatatatatatatatatatatatattacctagtaagtgaaaatcacataaaagaaaaacaaatatataattaagggtatgataagataaaaaatacattagagATCTAAGAAGACTTTGCAAATATCAACCTAGTCGAACAATTGAGagataacgaaaattgttttagtaaaacaaaataatttttcaaatgaaacaaaaataaataatatgataataaagaagataagtttttgtatactacctagtaaatgaaagatttatgttattgaatatttaaattgagaGTTAAACAttctagataaaaaaatattagaaaagagtataaatattcaaatttgagactttaaaaatatttaattgacatacatcatttaaaCGTAATTGCACAAATGttgtaataagaaaaatatcttgaagatatgAATGCCTTTCACGAGAGGtcaaaaaattagaagaaataaacaaatagaaactgtgtagtgtgtgtgtgtgtgtgtatatatatatatatatatatatatatatatatatatatatatatatatatatatatatatatatatatatatataaaaggttacTAATTAGATTATGAATGTTTaataatgggttaaatatgtttttggtcctttaactttaagtgatagtccctcttcgaaactttgacCAAATTTTGTCTCCCAACATCAAAactacgtgaatttagttcatttaaccaaattttgttaagtttaattgaagtttcaaatgtgtttcatgatatTTCTCAGCTaaaattgaagcaaaaatgtgtcaaacagtataaataactcaaatgctatcatgaaatgcgtttgaaatgttaaataaacttaacaaaatttggttaaaaggattaaatccatGCAGCTCTAAagttgggggactaaattgtgccaaagttttgaagaatgactaattccaattttcgccgaaagttaagggactcaaaacatatttaaccctttaataatttaaacgagaacgAGGATGAGAGTGAGGATGAATATTATGACGAGTATAGAAATGGGGATGAGGCGAATTTGTATATACTCATCCCCATTCTCATCCCCATTGAAAAAATCGGGTATTACTTATACCCTTACCCTGTCAATGTGGGGATTCTTCGTAAAAAAGAGAACGAGTTCAGACAATACCTACATGGGCGAGTTTATTTGTTATCCCTACTTTATAGGCTTCACATACGAGACTTTTAAACTTGGTATGTCTAATCAGGGGAGGAATATAGAATCTTCATTAATCTAGATTTGTCTAGGATGTCAATGATAGTTAACAAAATACTACTACTTAACTATGTTATCCTCGTCTTAACAACGTAActaaaactttatttattaaatatattgaaacATCAAAACTTAATATTCTTAACCtgaaatcaattataaaataagaagCTCACTTTTGAATTACAACTACTAAAGTAATGAAAGACTCTCCCTAACATATTGTTGTAAAAGTTGACAAAAACACGAACTAGATGGACTTCCTGAGGCGTGTAGATTCACCGTCCTTAATGATTTATTCGTAGTGTATTGCGCAAGTCCTCCAGAATACAATAGGAACTTCTTGAATTTTTCGAGGACCTCAGAACTAGCAAAGAACTttaaaaagagtaaatgatCAAACCCAGGATAATAAAACAAAgagaggagaaaaaaatattgagagAAAAAGGTGAAAGAGATTGAAGCACACTTGAAGATGATTTTGGAGAGGCATAAGAACACCTATTTATAGGTGATGGATGGAGTTAGAAACCTATCACGCGTAGCCAAAAAACACGAGCAGAAAAATAGCATAACTGAGTTAGGTGGAGAAGATCTCGGAGGCCTAAACATGCAGAAGAGGAAACTAATTGTTCCGTTGATGAAGCCCACCTTTTGCGGATTGAAGAGTTGTTAAAGCTCCACACATCCACAACAACATTAAATCCCTGTTAAATCTAACCACACTCATTAAATCCCTCAACCAAGATTCTAACCACACTCGTGATCATATTCTACTGTTCATAACACCTGTTATCTTACACAATAGCTCAAAACACATTATCAAAGCAACAATGCAACCACTCACGATCTTACACACTAGGTCAACACACAAATGAACTCAAACACCAATTCAAAATACAAGTGAACTCAAACACCAATTCAACATACAAATGGTCTTAGTGCAAAGTATTGACTCATACAAAACCACCTGATAAACTACTTTCACACTCTCTTATAAAGTTTCTATCCTTTCGCTCTCCAAGAACTAAGCAAATATCAGGTTCTCAACTGTAATTCACACAGGTAGCTTATGAGTCATTCACTCACCACTGGAGCTAAAACTCCTCACTACTCTAGATTTATATCTTAAAGTAGATTATTTGTAGATTAAGTTAGGactaagtatatttttagtccttGTACTTACATGCAAAATTGAAATATGTCCTTCTCTCAAAGTTTATATCAAattcatctttatattttgGCAATGCATGGAATACGTCCTCCAAAACCAACAACGTTAGCTTTTAGATGATGTGTCTAATGACTATGTTGACCAAATTAAAAGGTCTGAATacatgaatttatatatatatatatatatatatatatatatatatatatatatatatatatatatatatatatatatatatatatatagggatgtcaacggggcgggtagggtacgagtagTTGCTCCCCCATATCCTACCCACtagataaatattcgccccgtacccgtactGATATCCGTCGGGTATTCGTTATGCAggtacccgcctatttttttcatatccgcgggtatccacgggtacccgcaaatatttacaaaattttttaaaaaaatatatatttaaccataactAGTGTTTAGATCAACAAACACACTCTCTCCAATTGATttctgaaaaacaaacaaataaaaaatcactaacaatttatattgtagtttatttttgaatgaaatattaaagaaattattaacttcatcaatgtccacctcttgcaacattgtataaagtttcatgtccaattttaatctaaaagagcctgaaaacataagaagttcattaaaaaattataacaatcacttaattaaaatatctaattaaaaatgttaatttcattaccttccatgttggtctaTAACCAGTcttggagacacatcaatgcctctaCAGTATCTGGAAGTAATCTACTTTGATGTGGGATCCGAGCACCATTACTGAATAAAGaatcaaaatgttttttattaatatatatatatattaggagaaaataatataaatgaaataaaattttccatgagttaacattaaacataaattagtttgtaaaatttttctcataaatttttctaaattcttACATTTAACTTGtacataaactaattataatttgttgaaaatattagttattgatttattttcttGGGGATAAGCTAGTCCATAATAAATTTGACACATATATTTCACTTTCACAATTTTCCAACAAAAcacattaaacaaaaaaaaaatgaggtaGATTTTTTGAGAAATGTACTAGTGGTGACTCCATGATTTAACAAGGAGATTCGAAGACACATGGACAAAAAACAAAGTTGGAACGTTGCTAAGTTGGGAAGTAAGTTAGGGGACCATTGTTTTGAACTTTCGTTCGGGGTCCATTCTTGGAAAATTATATATGTCTTGTTCTCTTCTGTTATTTGTTTCTTCCTATTATTGTCCCATTGAACTTCCTCACTCCATATTTAAAGCCAATGCCACAATTTCAGTGGAAAATAGGTGCAGGGTCCCACTATTCCATGTTAGGTGATCAACTCAAGAATCAAAATCTCTTCATTCTCACATTTTTAAATGCAAAACCTATACCGTTATGAACGCtcctttttgaaaaatttaaagttGCAAAAGCAATAGTTAGCGCTATTAAGGTTTGAATTTGGTGTGGGGTGGCACGTATTCATGCTCTCTTTATAAATAACATGAAGCAACCGTTAGGGCCATAGATTTGACGCAACACTATGTAAGTAACTTTGTGCTTCTCAATTATTTTGGGTATATGGTTAGTAAACCACCGTTTCTAGTTAAGCACAAAGTGTACAATTCACGTTTTCTTCTCCATCATTGTTAAAATCACTTTTGTTTCGATATGTGGGGTTTAATGTTTGGTTAACATTCATTTAAAGCCAATGTTAACATTACAAGTTATTTATTAATCAGGCTTATTTAAGTTTCATTTCtatcataaatttgatatttttaaattgagtttatttgagtCCAATGTTAGATCTTCTTCCTTtggagtatttaaaattttatactttttaatttagtttttgttattTAGCTTTTTTGTTAATTGATGACTTATATGTTACATTGTTTCACGTcttgtttatttgttttcatattttaatacatatgatgtttttctgttaatattaaaatggtACTAGTGgagttaatataaaatgataagtgatttttattgttttaattgaaaacaTGTTGGATGATGAAATTATCATGATTTATGACAATCAAGACATTGTTCTCCTAACTACCATTAATCAAATCAATGTTATCAtctaacaaattttcaatgaaaataatacaaattgtgtgataatatcattttatattaatcacataatctcataattttttaacataaatagataaataagcAGGATGACGAGATATAATAATGTCTATGTCACCcgattagaaaaaaaagaattgatcGACAAAGAATTTGATAAAGAATCCATTAAAAATACTCAAAAACATCAAACTTAGttatatctataaattattatgGTATTCTTAGTTTAAGTCATCGTACAAACTTTTCATGACGAGAAGATTGGTTGGGAAAACTACTTTGGCAAATGAGCCAATGTCAATttagtgataatattataaaatattataaaataaataagaacatTTCTTGAAGATGGCAATGGATAATATGGAAATCACaaattctctttctcttctctagTGTCTATAAGTGTGAAGTTCAAGACTACATTTCCTTGCTAATGATACATTTGCTTTTGTGAAACAACTAATAAACTCTGTCCTCTGTTAATAATTACTAATTACTTCATAGTATTCTTAGTATTACACGAAATTGGTTTCTTtccataatttgttttcttaaaaaattcatattttagacATCAAATTGCTAATACACGCTTAACGAACAAATTATTCTGCGTTgataaaacatattttgaatttaaatgagttatatgGTCCATATGGAGATGATCGATTCAATCATTAGATGTATTTTTGAATACTCAAATGAGTAGATAAACACAAAGCACACTCAGGATATTCagaagtaaaataatttatttgagtttgagaaaagtgagaaaagaagaaaaatattaccTAAAAAATAGAGCAAGATGTTGATGTTATGAGGCTCACCCATAGAATTATGATGGGTATTCATTCGTACAAGGGTAAGGGAAATGGTGAATGTGAGGTTCTTATGCAACTCTCATTTAGAGCTGTACAATGCAATGCCATTAATGATGCATATACAAAATATCTCTCtcatcattttatcattttatttataccCCTTTGTctctaaaatgaaaaactactaaataaattatatattatatacacaCACTTTTCaatagatgtttttttttaaataaagatttgagTTGTATTACATTATTGAACATTTTCTTTATTACAATTGTAGTATTAGGTTTTTAACCACTGTATTTATTTTCTGATAATTACCAATTTTTCCATAATTTTGAAGAGTttaatttctcaaaaatttataaacaattaaACTATGCATTACACTGTAAACATgattaacaaaaatttgattctGGAAAATATACCTCATCcgtttaatattatattaaattgctTACAAgtgatataatattattttttttagaaaaaaaaaagctaatgCGTTTTTAGAAAGAACATTTACGATAATGATGAACACGTGGGTTGAGAGAATAAGTTAATTAATCTGTTGACTTCGAAATAATCAATGTCCAAATCATAACATACACAACCAAATATTCCATtgtttctttcaaattttgattaCTACCTCTCCAAATAGAGTGTGAACAAATCAGACTATTTATAAATTACTTACCCTgaatttgttaattaattaattttatatatatatatatatatatatataatatgaaagataaatatGTTATATGTTATTGGTATGTTACTAGATTTGTTTAAATTCAAGAATagtttatttattgtatttgtgAAAAACCATACCTTCTTTTAAATATTCTAAAACAAtagtattataaaataaaattatatttccaTGATTTTCATTTATTCCCACGTGTTTTCAAAGAGATACCATCACATTTTTTGCAAAAATAGAATTATTTCTAACATATATGCAAAAGAATACTAAACTAATGAGATTAGTTATAACTATTACAACGAATAAATCTTAATAATTATAGTACATACAACTCATGCTATTATCCCTCCTCAAGTTAAAGCATAGCTATTTATTATGCTCAACATGTTGATTGCacagaaaaataatacatttattgAAACAACTATTATAAGTCTATTAACTAGTTGACATTTGACCAAAAAGAAGTTACATAATCCTTTTCTTAAATTCTCTTAATACAATGAATACCAACTTCATAGTTTTGATactttatttacattattacCCCCAAACTTCTACTAGAAATGGTGGCCAACCTCAACCACAAAGcgaaatttaaaaaagtagcataattttttaatgcgtaaaaagaaaaaatcaatttaattttttattattttatataaaaaagttagcCCCACAAACCGTTGGCGACAGCTGTATCGCAGCGAGAAATCGAATGGAAACACTCTGTCCAACAAACCGGGCAGGTGCGGCTGCCCGCAACCTCGAACCTGTCGCCAGCAAGAAAGTGTGGGCAGCTGCCCGTCTTTTTTCGCTGCCCGCATCTATATAAGACCACCCAATCCCCCACCATGTTTTTCAACTGCCACTCCATAACCTTCTTTCCCACTTGCAACAAACAAAAGAAGAGAACACATAAAAAGTAACAACTTTGAGCAATGGAGGCACTGAAGATGAAGCTTTTCTTGACTTTGGTTATTGCCATGTTGGTGATGGCAGCAACTAGGGTTTCAGCTGCTGATGCACCTGCCCCAGGTCCTTCATCTGATGCTACAACAACTATTTCCACtgtcttttcttctctctttgttcttgcATTTGCTCTTCTCTTCTGATTCTCCGACAATTGTTACATGTGTGGAGTTGAGGTGGTTGTGTTTCgtgttttcttctctctttttttccaATCTTCTTCGGTGTTTGGTCACTGTACTCTTCTGTGACTAgggttttttgttttcttgggATATGCATGGGTGGGGTGACTTGGAGTGAGGGAGAAgagaatatcaaatatttagattttttttttcatcatcattCTTATTCTTATGTAACAAATTCATTGTTCCTCACTGTACTTTTTTATGGGTTGTTGTGACAATGTAATCTTATTGTGATTTGTTTGGTTCCCCTCCTTTGACTTGGAactgtttttttgtttcttttttctctgtGGGTAATCATTATTGCTTGTTGAACTGATATTAATTATTACGTGACACATTATTAATTcgataagttaaaattaaaacaatcgtggttatttttaaattagttgcTTAATgccattatttatttttgctcAAAGTAATGGAAGAGAATGTGAATCTAAGTTTTTTTGAGAGATAATCTAATTATTGATTAATGCAAAAATTCATggttaaacttaatttaaacatatatttgaattaggataatgatattttaacccactttttttgatccacttttaacccaccactttaatcaccattagatcatcacattacatcactaaaaagaataaaaaaagataatctaatggtgattaaaacaatgagttaaaagtgggtcaaaaaaagtgggttaaaatatcattttcctttgaATTACATCAACCATTTCAAATCatgtttatcaaaattaattgtactaatttttaagaaaatttttactTGTGAAAAGTGTCGGCAAGTCTATCAAATGAATAGAAAAGGTATTAATGGAACAAAAGTTCAGTTTTTGTCCTCTTCATTCATACTAGTTTTCCGGGCTTGGCACTTTCAGGATTagaatttagtttatttaataattttaaattttattatgtattttaaataattttgtccGCATTAAGCACAAcggtaaaaaaaatgttattattttgaaataagatTGAAGGAATATAATTTACAGGTTAATATATAATATCGTTTCAATAGACACTtatattatttagatttaattatgttttgtatttttgataaatttaaaatttttaattgaattttattaaatttttgtaatttattaaaattttaaaattttaaaattttttaattgaatatttattgttaatatttttcatttaaatatcaTCACATGATACATTATcataaattatcataataacAAATTCTATCTCAAGAATTTATTGTTgtatatacttaaaattaatCCTGAagctaataaaagttataaatttataaaatttaaaatttaaaaatttaaaaaatataatattacgaaaaaaatataaattataaaattctgaaaaatataatatatgaatataaattttatgattttaaaaatttatagtttaataatttaataatttaatattttataatttaataatttaatattttataatttaataatttaatattttataattttgtaattttatgacttatagtcatatcattttataattttatactttataaaattataaagttataaattttttaaatattttataaatattatatttttacataaagtacaaaaattatatttaatatttttatatattttattaaatataaattatacaattaattttactgtattaaacaaaaacactaaattatttataataataattgaactgtattaaaaaaaagttcaattttaaaaagttaaactcCTAACAAGTTTGTTATTGATGTGAAAGAAAAAACCAAGGCAAAGTATCAAGTTATATTAGAATTAGCATTAAATGTTAAGGTCATGGGTACCAGTGGCAAAATGAGTTGGGTTTAACAGATCAGTCCGTTACTCCATGTTAAAAGAAATGGATTGGATTAAAATTTCAACCCGTCAATCTGTTCTGGTCTATTTTGTCTAGTCCTTCAATTTGACGAGTCAAAGTACAGGCCAGTTCATCCTGATCCGTtgatccgtttcaaaaaaataaaataaaaataataaaaaagattaatttttatattatatattttaaatgtataaatatataatagtattgtaattaaaatcattaacacctacaaattaagtttgaattattaattataattgaatagtttaatatgaaaatttaataactattttaagtttaatatgattaaatatgactttaataataatttatatgtatatataaacaaatttaaaaaaataaaaaatttaaaaaatttgaaaacaaattaaaaaacttttaaaaaattaaaaaaaaaagaaaaaaaactagatGGGCCAGCCTGACACGACCCGTTAGCCCATTTTATATTGGACAGATTGTGATTATTGACCCGTTTTTGTTTGATAGACCAGCTCAGCCCAACTCGTTTTTGACGGGCCATATACGGGTAGGGCCAAAACGTGGACTAACCCGTTTTGCCACCCATAGTCATGAGTTTTGTGTTTTACATTCTGCTCTTTCGTTCAAaagtctttctttttcttcttt carries:
- the LOC114177315 gene encoding arabinogalactan protein 14-like: MEALKMKLFLTLVIAMLVMAATRVSAADAPAPGPSSDATTTISTVFSSLFVLAFALLF